In a genomic window of Streptomyces katrae:
- a CDS encoding DUF5691 domain-containing protein, with product MGETGEGYADGDWEALVTAALLGTERRGGTPRALLDAAAVQTLRRRAGLRPAPAARLPDPAPRDPRPAPPEAARRRLAHLLAGRTSGGGAGRRGAAPDLTELLPQWLAAAGRHGYRAPSALVPALLDAARARTDLRAQALALAGARGLWLARLNPEWRFALRGAAGGAGELPDPADAEAVTRLWEEGLFAERVALLGAVRARDAAAATRLLASTWATERAEDRLMFLDSLRAGLSMADEPFLEAALGDRSRNVRATAAELLSALPQSALAGRMAERALACVGPDAVRPPAECDAGMLRDGVVKRPPAGRGERAWWLGQVVDAAPLSCWRERFGGLEPAEIVALPVADGWAEEIHAAWCRAAVRQGDAQWSKALLGAASAPPAAGPGTASLAERAKLLETLPEGERAQWVAEFVRAHGLSEAFQLLGVCRVPWAGALGRAVVDALDAARAAGGYPWSFSGVMGLAERCLDPAEAGRLEGLTAGAADVPEGGSGASAYWAEAFQRLVATLRVRADMLAELTPPS from the coding sequence ATGGGCGAGACCGGAGAGGGATACGCGGACGGGGACTGGGAGGCACTGGTCACCGCCGCGCTGCTGGGGACCGAGCGGCGGGGCGGCACCCCGCGGGCGCTGCTCGACGCGGCGGCCGTGCAGACGCTGCGCCGCCGCGCCGGGCTGCGGCCCGCGCCGGCGGCCCGGCTGCCGGACCCCGCGCCCCGGGATCCGCGCCCGGCGCCGCCGGAAGCCGCCCGGCGGCGGCTCGCCCACCTGCTCGCCGGCCGTACGAGCGGCGGCGGCGCCGGGCGGCGTGGGGCCGCCCCGGATCTGACGGAGCTGCTCCCGCAGTGGCTGGCAGCCGCCGGGCGGCACGGCTACCGGGCTCCGTCGGCGCTGGTCCCGGCGCTGCTGGACGCGGCCCGGGCCCGCACCGACCTGCGCGCGCAGGCGCTGGCGCTGGCCGGCGCGCGGGGGCTCTGGCTGGCCCGGCTGAATCCGGAATGGCGGTTCGCGCTGCGCGGCGCGGCGGGCGGCGCCGGCGAACTGCCCGACCCCGCCGACGCGGAGGCGGTGACCCGGCTGTGGGAGGAGGGCCTGTTCGCGGAGCGGGTCGCGCTGCTGGGCGCCGTACGGGCCCGTGACGCGGCGGCGGCGACCCGGCTGCTGGCCTCCACGTGGGCCACCGAGCGGGCCGAGGACCGGCTGATGTTCCTCGACTCGCTGCGGGCCGGGCTGTCGATGGCCGACGAGCCCTTCCTGGAGGCGGCGCTGGGCGACCGCAGCCGCAACGTACGGGCGACGGCGGCGGAACTGCTGTCCGCGCTTCCGCAGTCGGCGCTGGCCGGGCGGATGGCGGAGCGGGCGCTGGCCTGCGTGGGCCCGGACGCGGTGCGGCCGCCGGCGGAGTGCGACGCGGGGATGCTGCGCGACGGGGTGGTCAAGCGGCCGCCCGCCGGGCGCGGGGAGCGGGCGTGGTGGCTCGGCCAGGTGGTGGACGCGGCTCCGCTGTCCTGCTGGCGGGAGCGGTTCGGGGGGCTGGAGCCGGCGGAGATAGTGGCGCTGCCGGTGGCCGACGGCTGGGCGGAGGAGATACACGCCGCCTGGTGCCGGGCGGCGGTGCGGCAGGGGGACGCGCAGTGGTCGAAGGCGCTGCTGGGCGCGGCGTCCGCGCCGCCCGCGGCGGGGCCGGGCACGGCGTCGCTCGCGGAGCGGGCCAAGCTGCTGGAGACCCTGCCGGAGGGGGAACGGGCGCAGTGGGTCGCGGAGTTCGTGCGGGCCCACGGGCTGTCGGAGGCGTTCCAGCTGCTCGGGGTCTGCCGCGTGCCGTGGGCGGGGGCGCTGGGGCGGGCGGTGGTGGACGCGCTGGACGCGGCGCGGGCCGCGGGGGGTTATCCGTGGAGCTTCAGCGGGGTGATGGGGCTGGCGGAGCGCTGCCTCGATCCGGCGGAGGCGGGCCGGCTGGAGGGCCTCACGGCCGGGGCGGCGGATGTCCCGGAGGGGGGCTCCGGGGCCTCCGCGTACTGGGCCGAGGCGTTCCAGAGGCTGGTGGCGACGCTGCGGGTACGGGCCGACATGCTCGCGGAGTTGACCCCGCCGTCGTGA
- the sucC gene encoding ADP-forming succinate--CoA ligase subunit beta: protein MDLFEYQARDLFAKHGVPVLAGEVIDTPEAAREATEKLGGKSVVKAQVKVGGRGKAGGVKLASTPDEAVARATDILGMDIKGHTVHKVMIAETAPEIVEEYYVSYLLDRTNRTFLAMASVAGGMDIEQVAAETPEKLAKVPVNANEGVTIEKAREIVALAKFPAEVAEKVAEVLVTLWQTFIAEDALLVEVNPLAKVASGEVIALDGKVSLDENAEFRQPGHEEFVDHAAANPLEAAAKAKNLNYVKLDGEVGIIGNGAGLVMSTLDVVAYAGENHGGVKPANFLDIGGGASAAVMANGLEIILGDPDVKSVFVNVFGGITACDEVANGIVQALQLLEDRGEAVTKPLVVRLDGNNAELGRKILSDANHPLVQRVDTMDGAADKAAELAAAK, encoded by the coding sequence GTGGACCTGTTCGAGTACCAGGCGAGGGACCTCTTCGCCAAGCACGGTGTACCGGTGCTGGCCGGTGAAGTGATCGACACGCCTGAGGCGGCTCGCGAGGCCACCGAGAAGCTGGGCGGCAAGTCGGTCGTCAAGGCCCAGGTGAAGGTCGGCGGCCGCGGCAAGGCCGGCGGCGTCAAGCTCGCCTCCACCCCGGACGAGGCCGTCGCCCGCGCGACGGACATCCTGGGCATGGACATCAAGGGCCACACGGTCCACAAGGTGATGATCGCGGAGACCGCTCCCGAGATCGTCGAGGAGTACTACGTCTCCTACCTGCTCGACCGCACCAACCGCACCTTCCTGGCCATGGCCTCGGTCGCCGGCGGCATGGACATCGAGCAGGTCGCCGCGGAGACCCCGGAGAAGCTCGCGAAGGTCCCGGTCAACGCCAACGAGGGCGTCACGATCGAGAAGGCCCGCGAGATCGTCGCCCTGGCGAAGTTCCCGGCCGAGGTCGCCGAGAAGGTCGCCGAGGTCCTCGTGACCCTGTGGCAGACCTTCATCGCCGAGGACGCGCTCCTCGTCGAGGTCAACCCGCTCGCCAAGGTCGCCTCCGGCGAGGTCATCGCCCTCGACGGCAAGGTCTCCCTGGACGAGAACGCCGAGTTCCGCCAGCCGGGCCACGAGGAGTTCGTGGACCACGCGGCCGCGAACCCGCTCGAGGCCGCCGCCAAGGCGAAGAACCTCAACTACGTCAAGCTCGACGGCGAGGTCGGCATCATCGGCAACGGCGCGGGTCTCGTCATGAGCACCCTCGACGTCGTCGCGTACGCCGGTGAGAACCACGGTGGCGTCAAGCCCGCCAACTTCCTCGACATCGGCGGTGGCGCCTCCGCCGCCGTCATGGCCAACGGCCTCGAGATCATCCTCGGCGACCCGGACGTCAAGTCCGTGTTCGTCAACGTCTTCGGTGGCATCACCGCGTGTGACGAGGTCGCCAACGGCATCGTCCAGGCGCTGCAGCTGCTCGAGGACCGGGGCGAGGCGGTCACCAAGCCGCTGGTCGTCCGCCTCGACGGCAACAACGCCGAGCTGGGTCGCAAGATCCTCTCGGACGCCAACCACCCGCTGGTGCAGCGCGTGGACACCATGGACGGCGCGGCCGACAAGGCCGCCGAGCTCGCGGCTGCGAAGTAA
- a CDS encoding SWIM zinc finger family protein, whose translation MTEQGVRWTAEQVLALAPDDASRKAGGRLGGAGPWSQTGGSASGAVWGVCKGSGSTPYRTAVDLAGPAYKCSCPSRKFPCKHALGLLLLWSAQGLGDPAEAPDWAASWLAERAAKAARPTAGPVDAEAARKRAERRAERVGAGVAELEQRLADLLRGGIAGQGQAGYAPWEETAARMVDAQAPGLAARVRELGTIPGCGSGWPGRMLEEFALLHLLDRAWLGVSGLPEPLAATVRNRVGVPSSAEGETVRDRWLVLAQYDSVSPDGRLTTRRTWLRGLEGGRPALVLDFGPPGRAPGLALPVGLVLEAEVRFRPGTAGLRADLGDRTAAAVADRSGAPAGVGTGEALEAYGAALREDPWLESWPVVLGPVIPIPGEAAEGGWQLADAEGASALPVACGGGRPRPALWQLAALSGGGPVTVFGECGHRGFTPLTAWQPGSPEPVPLV comes from the coding sequence ATGACTGAGCAGGGGGTCCGCTGGACGGCGGAACAGGTACTGGCTCTGGCTCCTGACGACGCGTCGCGCAAGGCGGGGGGCAGGCTGGGCGGGGCGGGTCCGTGGTCACAGACCGGAGGTTCCGCTTCCGGTGCGGTGTGGGGGGTGTGCAAGGGCAGCGGCAGTACGCCGTACCGGACGGCCGTCGATCTGGCGGGCCCCGCGTACAAGTGCTCCTGCCCGAGCCGGAAGTTCCCGTGCAAGCACGCGCTGGGACTGCTGCTGCTCTGGTCGGCGCAGGGCCTGGGCGACCCGGCCGAGGCGCCGGACTGGGCGGCGTCCTGGCTGGCGGAGCGTGCGGCGAAGGCCGCCCGCCCGACGGCCGGCCCGGTGGACGCCGAGGCGGCGCGCAAGCGGGCCGAGCGGCGCGCGGAGCGGGTCGGGGCGGGCGTCGCGGAGCTGGAGCAGCGGCTGGCGGACCTGCTGCGCGGCGGGATCGCCGGGCAGGGGCAGGCGGGGTACGCGCCGTGGGAGGAGACCGCCGCCCGGATGGTCGACGCCCAGGCACCCGGACTGGCCGCACGGGTAAGGGAGTTGGGGACAATACCCGGTTGCGGCTCCGGCTGGCCCGGCCGGATGCTTGAGGAGTTCGCGCTGCTGCACCTGCTGGACCGGGCCTGGCTGGGGGTCTCCGGACTGCCGGAGCCGCTGGCCGCGACCGTCCGGAACCGGGTGGGAGTGCCGTCCTCGGCCGAGGGGGAGACCGTCCGGGACCGCTGGCTCGTGCTCGCCCAGTACGACTCGGTGTCCCCGGACGGCCGTCTCACCACCCGCCGGACATGGCTGCGCGGGCTGGAGGGCGGACGGCCGGCGCTGGTGCTGGACTTCGGACCGCCCGGGCGGGCGCCGGGGCTGGCCCTGCCCGTCGGACTGGTGCTGGAGGCGGAAGTCCGCTTCCGGCCCGGGACGGCGGGGCTCCGGGCGGATCTGGGGGACCGTACCGCGGCCGCGGTGGCGGACCGCTCCGGGGCTCCGGCAGGGGTGGGCACCGGTGAGGCCCTGGAGGCCTACGGGGCCGCGCTGCGGGAGGACCCGTGGCTGGAGTCCTGGCCGGTGGTCCTCGGCCCGGTGATCCCGATACCGGGCGAGGCGGCCGAGGGGGGCTGGCAGCTCGCGGACGCGGAGGGGGCGTCCGCACTGCCGGTGGCCTGCGGCGGGGGCCGTCCGCGGCCCGCGCTGTGGCAGCTGGCCGCCCTCTCGGGCGGCGGCCCCGTCACGGTGTTCGGCGAGTGCGGCCACCGCGGCTTCACCCCGCTGACCGCCTGGCAGCCCGGCTCGCCCGAGCCGGTGCCGCTGGTCTGA
- a CDS encoding VWA domain-containing protein, translating into MTETGTETAGGERLRRWRMVLGGGEADGTGRALSGRDAAMDGALAALYGGGGDGKGPGERSAGLGASAPRVARWLGDIRTYFPVPVVQVMQRDAIERLGLSALLLEPEMLEAVEPDVHLVGTLLSLNKAMPDTTKETARAVVRRVVEQLEKRLAARTRATLSGALDRSARTSRPRHRDIDWDRTIRANLKNYLPEYRTVVPERLVGYGRAAQAVKKEVVLCIDQSGSMAASVVYASVFGAVLASMRSIATRLVVFDTAVADLTDQLDDPVDVLFGTQLGGGTDINRALAYCQSKITRPADTVVVLISDLYEGGIRDEMLKRVAAMKAAGVEFVALLALSDEGAPAYDREHAAALAALGAPAFACTPDLFPEVMAAALEKRPLPVP; encoded by the coding sequence ATGACGGAGACAGGCACGGAAACCGCCGGAGGCGAGCGGCTGCGGCGGTGGCGGATGGTGCTCGGCGGCGGCGAGGCCGACGGCACCGGGCGGGCGCTGAGCGGGCGGGACGCGGCGATGGACGGGGCGCTGGCGGCGCTCTACGGCGGGGGCGGCGACGGCAAGGGGCCGGGGGAGCGGTCGGCCGGGCTCGGCGCCTCCGCCCCGAGGGTGGCGCGGTGGCTCGGGGACATCCGTACCTACTTCCCCGTCCCGGTGGTGCAGGTCATGCAGCGGGACGCGATCGAGCGGCTGGGCCTGTCCGCCCTGCTGCTGGAGCCGGAGATGCTGGAGGCCGTCGAGCCCGACGTGCACCTGGTCGGGACCCTGCTGTCGCTGAACAAGGCCATGCCCGACACCACGAAGGAGACGGCGCGGGCCGTGGTCCGCAGGGTGGTCGAGCAGCTGGAGAAGCGCCTTGCCGCCCGGACCCGCGCCACCCTCTCGGGGGCGCTCGACCGCTCGGCCCGGACCAGCCGCCCCCGGCACCGGGACATCGACTGGGACCGGACGATCCGCGCGAACCTGAAGAACTACCTCCCCGAGTACCGCACGGTCGTGCCCGAGCGGCTGGTCGGCTACGGGCGGGCCGCGCAGGCCGTGAAGAAGGAGGTGGTGCTCTGCATCGACCAGTCGGGCTCGATGGCGGCTTCGGTCGTCTACGCCTCCGTCTTCGGGGCCGTCCTGGCCTCCATGCGGTCGATCGCCACCCGCCTGGTCGTGTTCGACACGGCGGTGGCCGACCTGACCGACCAGCTCGACGATCCGGTGGACGTCCTCTTCGGCACCCAGCTCGGCGGCGGCACGGACATCAACCGTGCGCTGGCCTACTGCCAGTCCAAGATCACCCGTCCTGCCGACACGGTCGTGGTCCTGATCAGTGATCTCTACGAGGGCGGCATACGCGACGAGATGCTGAAGCGGGTCGCCGCGATGAAGGCGGCCGGCGTGGAGTTCGTGGCCCTGCTCGCGCTGTCCGACGAGGGCGCCCCCGCCTACGACCGGGAGCACGCCGCGGCCCTCGCCGCGCTCGGCGCCCCCGCCTTCGCCTGCACGCCCGACCTGTTCCCGGAGGTGATGGCGGCCGCGCTGGAGAAGCGTCCCCTGCCGGTGCCCTGA
- the sucD gene encoding succinate--CoA ligase subunit alpha, with amino-acid sequence MAIFLNKDSKVIVQGMTGATGMKHTKLMLADGTNIVGGTNPRKAGTTVDFDGTEVPVFGTVAEAMEKAGANVSVVFVPPAGAKGAVIEAIDAEIPLVVVITEGIAVHDSAAFWAYATAKGNKTRIIGPNCPGLITPGQSNAGIIPGDITKPGKIGLVSKSGTLTYQMMYELRDIGFTSAVGIGGDPVIGTTHIDALEAFEADPETELIVMIGEIGGDAEERAADFIAKNVTKPVVGYVAGFTAPEGKTMGHAGAIVSGSSGTAQAKKEALEAAGVKVGKTPTETAKLAREILEGAK; translated from the coding sequence ATGGCTATCTTCCTCAACAAGGACAGCAAGGTCATCGTCCAGGGCATGACCGGTGCCACGGGCATGAAGCACACCAAGCTGATGCTGGCTGACGGCACCAACATCGTCGGCGGTACCAACCCGCGCAAGGCCGGCACCACCGTCGACTTCGACGGCACCGAGGTCCCGGTCTTCGGCACGGTCGCCGAGGCGATGGAGAAGGCGGGCGCCAACGTCTCCGTCGTCTTCGTCCCGCCGGCCGGTGCCAAGGGCGCCGTCATCGAGGCCATCGACGCCGAGATCCCGCTGGTCGTCGTCATCACCGAGGGCATCGCGGTGCACGACTCCGCCGCCTTCTGGGCGTACGCGACCGCCAAGGGCAACAAGACCCGCATCATCGGCCCGAACTGCCCGGGTCTGATCACCCCCGGCCAGTCCAACGCCGGCATCATCCCGGGCGACATCACCAAGCCCGGCAAGATCGGTCTCGTGTCCAAGTCCGGCACGCTGACCTACCAGATGATGTACGAGCTGCGCGACATCGGCTTCACCTCCGCCGTCGGCATCGGTGGCGACCCGGTCATCGGCACCACGCACATCGACGCCCTGGAGGCCTTCGAGGCCGACCCGGAGACCGAGCTCATCGTCATGATCGGCGAGATCGGCGGCGACGCCGAGGAGCGTGCGGCGGACTTCATCGCGAAGAACGTCACCAAGCCGGTCGTCGGCTACGTCGCGGGCTTCACCGCCCCCGAGGGCAAGACCATGGGCCACGCCGGCGCCATCGTCTCCGGCTCTTCTGGCACCGCACAGGCCAAGAAGGAGGCCCTTGAGGCCGCCGGCGTCAAGGTCGGCAAGACGCCGACCGAGACGGCCAAGCTCGCGCGCGAGATCCTCGAAGGCGCGAAGTAA
- a CDS encoding ATP-binding protein has translation MSTHGNDTGTEALRPHAEDAFAHELKALEAADDRPRPARWKLSPWAVATYLQGGTLADGTVITPKYVGPRRIVEVAVTTLATDRALLLLGVPGTAKTWVSEHLAAAVSGDSTLLVQGTAGTPEEAIRYGWNYARLLADGPSRDALVPSPVMRAMAQGMTARVEELTRIPADVQDTLITVLSEKTLPIPELGQEVQAVRGFNLIATANDRDRGVNELSSALRRRFNTVVLPLPATADAEVDIVARRVGQMGRALDLPAVPEGLEEIRRVVTVFRELRDGITGDGRTKVKSPSGTLSTAEAISVVTGGLALAAHFGDGVLRPSDVAAGILGAVVRDPAADRVVWQEYLEAVVREREGWKDFYRACREVTA, from the coding sequence ATGAGCACGCACGGGAACGACACCGGTACCGAGGCACTGCGACCGCACGCGGAAGACGCCTTCGCGCACGAACTGAAAGCTCTGGAAGCCGCCGACGACCGGCCCCGCCCGGCCCGCTGGAAGCTCTCCCCCTGGGCCGTGGCCACCTACCTCCAGGGCGGCACGCTCGCGGACGGCACGGTCATCACCCCCAAGTACGTCGGCCCGCGCCGGATCGTCGAGGTCGCCGTCACCACCCTCGCCACCGACCGCGCCCTCCTCCTGCTGGGCGTCCCCGGCACCGCCAAGACCTGGGTCTCGGAACACCTGGCCGCCGCCGTCAGCGGGGACTCCACCCTGCTGGTCCAGGGCACGGCCGGCACCCCCGAGGAAGCCATCCGCTACGGCTGGAACTACGCCCGACTCCTGGCCGACGGACCCAGCCGCGACGCCCTCGTCCCCAGCCCCGTCATGCGGGCCATGGCCCAGGGCATGACCGCCCGCGTCGAGGAGCTCACCCGCATCCCCGCCGACGTCCAGGACACCCTCATCACCGTCCTGTCCGAGAAGACCCTCCCGATACCGGAGCTCGGCCAGGAGGTGCAGGCCGTGCGCGGCTTCAACCTCATCGCCACCGCCAACGACCGCGACCGCGGGGTCAACGAGCTCTCCAGCGCCCTGCGCCGCCGCTTCAACACCGTCGTCCTGCCGCTGCCCGCCACCGCCGACGCCGAGGTCGACATCGTCGCCCGCCGCGTCGGCCAGATGGGCCGCGCCCTGGACCTGCCCGCCGTGCCCGAGGGCCTGGAGGAGATCCGCCGGGTCGTCACCGTCTTCCGCGAGCTGCGCGACGGGATCACCGGCGACGGCCGCACGAAGGTGAAGTCGCCCAGCGGCACCCTCTCCACCGCCGAGGCCATCTCCGTGGTCACCGGCGGCCTCGCCCTCGCGGCGCACTTCGGGGACGGCGTCCTGCGCCCCTCCGACGTGGCCGCGGGCATCCTCGGCGCCGTCGTCCGCGACCCGGCCGCCGACCGGGTCGTCTGGCAGGAGTACCTCGAGGCGGTCGTCCGCGAGCGCGAGGGCTGGAAGGACTTCTACCGTGCCTGCCGGGAGGTGACGGCATGA
- a CDS encoding cobalamin B12-binding domain-containing protein, with amino-acid sequence MGVTGPIRVVVAKPGLDGHDRGAKVIARALRDAGMEVIYTGLHQTPEQIVDTAIQEDADAIGLSILSGAHNTLFVRVLDLLKERDAEDIKVFGGGIIPEDDIAPLKEKGVAAIFTPGATTTEIVDWVNTHVRPA; translated from the coding sequence ATGGGTGTGACCGGTCCGATCCGTGTGGTGGTGGCCAAGCCGGGTCTCGACGGCCACGACCGCGGGGCCAAGGTGATCGCGCGGGCGCTGCGGGACGCGGGCATGGAGGTCATCTACACGGGCCTGCACCAGACCCCCGAGCAGATCGTCGACACCGCGATCCAGGAGGACGCCGACGCCATCGGCCTGTCGATCCTCTCGGGCGCGCACAACACGCTGTTCGTGCGGGTGCTGGACCTGCTGAAGGAGCGGGACGCGGAGGACATCAAGGTCTTCGGCGGCGGGATCATCCCGGAGGACGACATCGCCCCGCTGAAGGAGAAGGGCGTGGCGGCGATCTTCACCCCCGGCGCGACGACGACGGAGATCGTCGACTGGGTCAACACCCACGTCCGCCCGGCCTGA
- a CDS encoding DUF5682 family protein, translating to MRPGGTGPLLLGVRHHGPGSARAVRAALDRARPRAVLIEGPPEGDALLALAAEPGMRPPVALLAHAADDPGRAAFWPLAAFSPEWAAIRWAQAGEVPVRFIDLPAAHTLAVPEEEGADGQDAGGRGGAGALPLDPLAVLAETAGYEDPEQWWEDVVEHRGSGAVRDPLAAFGALEEAMGALRETYGHGGRPRDLVREAHMRQRMRAARREFGEDYAVVCGAWHVPALRARTTVAADRALLAGLPRTKVETTWVPWTHRRLARAGGYGAGVTSPGWYAHLFASRDRPVERWLTKVAGLLREEDRQVSPSHVIEAVRLAETLAAFRGRPVPGLGETLEAVRAVMCDGSDVPLALVEDRLVVGDVLGEVPDTAPAVPLQRDLTRRQRSLRLKAEARERELELDLRKDGDAAKSLLLHRLRMLGVDWGVPAPSRAGTGTFRETWRLRWEPELSVRVAEAGVWGTTVLGAATAKAAAEAAAAAELGEVTALAERCLLAGLSQALPAVLRALADLAALDTDVARLAKALPALARSLRYGDVRGTDSAALGTVAAGLAERICVALPPACAAGLDADGAAELRGHLDGVHGAVALLSDADGGLRERWSAVLRQLAGRDSVPGLIRGRAVRLLLDEGRLPAAETARLMGLALSPAASPADAAGWIEGFAGGSGGGTLLVHDERLLGLVDAWLVSVPEGAFIDVLPLLRRTFGAYEPGVKRTLGELARRGPGPRGIPTGAAPAPEGFAPDLDPARASAAAEVARLLLGAPDLALAGR from the coding sequence ATGAGGCCGGGCGGCACCGGACCGCTGCTGCTCGGGGTCCGCCACCACGGACCGGGCTCCGCCCGGGCGGTGCGGGCCGCGCTGGACCGGGCGCGGCCGCGGGCCGTGCTGATCGAGGGGCCGCCCGAGGGGGACGCGCTGCTCGCGCTGGCCGCCGAGCCGGGGATGCGCCCGCCGGTCGCCCTGCTCGCGCACGCGGCGGACGATCCGGGCCGGGCCGCCTTCTGGCCGCTGGCCGCCTTCTCCCCGGAGTGGGCCGCCATCCGCTGGGCCCAGGCCGGGGAGGTCCCGGTGCGTTTCATCGACCTCCCCGCCGCCCACACGCTGGCCGTGCCGGAGGAGGAGGGCGCCGACGGGCAGGACGCCGGCGGGCGGGGCGGCGCCGGCGCCCTGCCGCTGGACCCGCTCGCCGTGCTCGCGGAGACCGCCGGGTACGAGGACCCGGAGCAGTGGTGGGAGGACGTGGTCGAACACCGGGGCAGCGGGGCGGTACGGGACCCGCTGGCCGCCTTCGGGGCCCTGGAGGAGGCCATGGGCGCCCTGCGCGAGACCTACGGGCACGGCGGCCGTCCCCGCGACCTGGTGCGCGAGGCCCACATGCGGCAGCGGATGCGGGCCGCCCGCCGGGAGTTCGGCGAGGACTACGCCGTGGTGTGCGGCGCCTGGCACGTTCCGGCGCTCCGCGCCAGGACGACGGTCGCGGCCGACCGGGCCCTGCTCGCCGGGCTGCCCCGGACCAAGGTGGAGACCACCTGGGTGCCCTGGACCCACCGCAGGCTCGCCCGGGCCGGCGGATACGGCGCGGGCGTCACCTCGCCCGGCTGGTACGCGCACCTCTTCGCCTCCCGGGACCGGCCCGTCGAGCGGTGGCTGACCAAGGTGGCCGGGCTGCTGCGGGAGGAGGACCGGCAGGTCTCCCCGTCCCATGTCATCGAGGCGGTCCGGCTGGCCGAGACCCTGGCGGCCTTCCGGGGCCGGCCGGTGCCCGGGCTCGGCGAGACGCTGGAGGCGGTGCGGGCGGTGATGTGCGACGGCTCGGACGTACCGCTCGCGCTGGTCGAGGACCGCCTCGTCGTCGGGGACGTGCTCGGGGAGGTCCCGGACACGGCGCCCGCGGTACCGCTCCAGCGGGACCTCACCCGCCGGCAGCGCTCGCTGCGGCTGAAGGCGGAGGCCCGCGAGCGGGAGCTGGAGCTGGACCTGCGCAAAGACGGCGACGCGGCCAAGTCCCTGCTGCTGCACCGGCTGCGGATGCTCGGGGTGGACTGGGGCGTGCCCGCCCCCTCCCGGGCCGGGACGGGCACCTTCCGGGAGACCTGGCGGCTGCGCTGGGAGCCCGAGCTGTCGGTGCGGGTCGCCGAGGCGGGCGTCTGGGGCACCACCGTCCTCGGCGCGGCCACCGCCAAGGCCGCGGCCGAGGCGGCGGCCGCGGCGGAGCTGGGGGAGGTCACGGCCCTGGCGGAACGGTGCCTGCTGGCCGGGCTGTCGCAGGCGCTGCCCGCCGTGCTGCGGGCACTGGCCGACCTGGCGGCGCTGGACACCGATGTGGCGCGGCTCGCCAAGGCGCTGCCCGCGCTGGCCCGTTCCCTGCGGTACGGGGACGTACGGGGCACGGACTCGGCGGCGCTCGGGACGGTCGCGGCCGGGCTGGCAGAGCGGATCTGCGTGGCCCTCCCCCCGGCCTGCGCGGCCGGGCTCGACGCCGACGGGGCGGCGGAGCTGCGGGGCCACCTGGACGGGGTGCACGGGGCGGTCGCCCTGCTGTCCGACGCGGACGGGGGGCTGCGGGAGCGCTGGTCGGCGGTGCTGCGGCAGCTGGCCGGGCGGGACAGCGTGCCCGGGCTGATACGCGGCCGGGCCGTGCGGCTGCTGCTGGACGAAGGGCGGCTCCCGGCCGCGGAGACGGCCCGGCTGATGGGGCTGGCACTGTCCCCGGCGGCCTCCCCGGCCGACGCGGCGGGCTGGATCGAGGGGTTCGCGGGCGGCTCCGGCGGCGGGACGCTGCTGGTCCACGACGAGCGGCTGCTGGGCCTGGTCGACGCGTGGCTGGTGTCGGTCCCGGAGGGCGCCTTCATCGACGTACTGCCGCTGCTGCGGCGGACGTTCGGGGCGTACGAGCCGGGCGTGAAGCGCACCCTGGGCGAATTGGCCCGCCGCGGTCCGGGCCCGCGGGGCATACCCACCGGCGCCGCCCCGGCCCCCGAGGGCTTCGCCCCCGACCTGGACCCGGCCCGCGCGTCTGCGGCGGCGGAGGTGGCCCGGCTCCTCTTGGGGGCGCCCGACCTTGCCCTGGCCGGGCGGTAG